A genome region from Dickeya chrysanthemi NCPPB 402 includes the following:
- a CDS encoding septation protein A: MKQIIDFIPLVVFFVCYKLYDIYVASGALIAATAAALLFSWFIYRKIEKMMLLTFLMVAVFGTLTLVFHNDQFIKWKVTIIYTLFSLALLFSQFVMKKPLIQRMLGKELTLPAMVWSRLNISWAIFFLLCGLANIYIAFWLPQSVWVDFKVFGLTGLTLVFTLLCGVYIYRHLPAEPEKTESEGDK; encoded by the coding sequence ATGAAGCAAATTATTGATTTTATTCCTCTTGTTGTCTTTTTTGTTTGTTATAAACTGTACGACATCTATGTCGCCTCCGGTGCATTGATTGCCGCAACGGCGGCAGCATTACTGTTTAGCTGGTTCATTTACCGCAAAATCGAAAAAATGATGCTGTTGACTTTCCTGATGGTGGCCGTGTTCGGCACGCTGACCTTGGTATTCCACAACGATCAATTCATCAAATGGAAAGTCACCATTATTTACACACTGTTCTCCCTCGCCTTACTGTTCAGCCAATTTGTGATGAAAAAGCCGTTGATCCAACGCATGCTGGGTAAAGAGCTGACATTACCGGCAATGGTATGGTCCAGGCTGAATATTTCATGGGCGATATTTTTCCTGCTGTGCGGCCTGGCGAACATTTATATTGCGTTCTGGTTGCCGCAAAGTGTTTGGGTTGACTTTAAAGTATTTGGTCTCACCGGCCTGACTCTGGTATTTACATTGTTGTGCGGCGTTTACATTTATCGTCATCTGCCGGCCGAACCGGAAAAGACGGAAAGTGAAGGCGACAAGTAA
- a CDS encoding YkgJ family cysteine cluster protein, producing MSNDANPCMACGACCGYFRVSFYWSEANDGGGTVPAELTEPVTPFLRCMAGTNSHPIRCCALEGNIGESVSCRIYAQRPTPCHEFERSGEYGQRNDACDRARAAYGLPPLIPAHLPLPCS from the coding sequence ATGAGTAATGACGCGAATCCTTGTATGGCGTGCGGCGCATGCTGCGGTTATTTTCGGGTGTCTTTTTACTGGTCTGAAGCGAATGATGGCGGTGGCACCGTTCCTGCTGAGCTGACAGAACCGGTAACGCCATTTCTGCGCTGTATGGCGGGCACGAACAGCCACCCTATTCGCTGTTGTGCACTGGAGGGCAACATCGGTGAGTCGGTAAGTTGTCGTATTTATGCCCAACGGCCCACCCCTTGTCATGAATTTGAGCGCTCGGGAGAGTACGGCCAACGTAACGATGCCTGTGACCGGGCACGCGCCGCCTATGGGCTACCACCGCTTATTCCGGCTCATCTGCCGCTGCCGTGCTCATAA
- a CDS encoding YciC family protein has translation MPITASRLYRDTLNFTRNQFFSILMLALLTSLITVVLGHAFTPDSEQLQLLSNSNVDLSAIEQPGISDIIQQLSPEQQMVLLKASAAGTFATLVGNALLTGGMLMLIQLVSAGHQTSALRAVAASASLLPRLFLLILICTLLIQLGMLLVVVPGILLSIAFSLSPVIAVTEKRGVLASMRTSSKLAFAHFRQTAPAVMLWLLAKVALLLLLARLPMVSPTAMAVLLNGISNIISAMLLVYVFRLYMLIRG, from the coding sequence ATGCCTATCACGGCCAGCAGGTTGTACCGTGACACCTTGAATTTTACACGTAACCAGTTTTTCAGCATTCTCATGCTGGCGCTGCTGACATCGTTAATCACCGTCGTTCTCGGGCACGCCTTTACCCCCGACAGCGAACAGTTGCAGCTTCTCAGCAATAGTAATGTCGATTTGTCTGCCATTGAGCAGCCCGGTATCAGTGACATCATCCAACAACTTTCTCCTGAGCAACAAATGGTGCTGTTGAAAGCGTCTGCTGCCGGTACCTTTGCTACATTGGTCGGTAATGCTCTGTTAACCGGCGGAATGCTGATGCTGATCCAACTGGTGTCGGCCGGCCATCAAACCAGTGCGTTGCGTGCCGTCGCCGCTTCTGCATCATTGTTACCCCGCCTGTTTCTGCTGATACTGATTTGCACGTTGTTAATTCAGTTAGGCATGCTGTTAGTCGTTGTGCCGGGGATTTTACTGTCTATCGCCTTTAGCCTGTCACCGGTCATCGCCGTCACCGAAAAGCGTGGCGTATTGGCTTCCATGCGTACCAGCAGCAAACTGGCATTTGCTCATTTCCGCCAGACAGCCCCGGCGGTCATGCTCTGGTTACTGGCCAAAGTTGCATTGCTGCTGTTGCTCGCGCGTTTACCGATGGTATCGCCTACCGCCATGGCGGTGCTCCTCAACGGCATCAGTAACATCATTTCCGCCATGTTGCTGGTTTATGTCTTTCGTTTGTACATGCTGATTCGCGGTTGA